GGGCCGGCGTCCCGGCAGCAGCCGCTCCCGGGACGGCAGCGCGACCGACGCGTCGCCCCTGGTGTCCCCGGGAGCCGCCAGCAGCGCCTGCGCGACACGGGCCAGCGGCATCCGCACGTCGAACGAACCGCCCTCCGTGCGCTGGCGGACCAGAGCCGTGCCGACGGCGGCCGCGAGCAGGTGCCCGGTGGAGTGATCCAGCGCCTGCACGGGGAGGGCGCCCGGGGTCGTCCCGTCGGGGCTCTCCCGCATCGCGATCCCGGTGGCCGCCTGCACGATGCTGTCGAAGCCGCGCCGCTGCGCCCACGGTCCGGTCTCCCCCCAGGCGGAAACCCGAGCGGTCACGATGCCCGGATGGGATGCGGCGAGCGATGCGGCGTCCAGCCCGAACCGGTCGAGCGCCCCGGGGCGGTATCCGCTGAGCACGACATCGGCTGTCCGGAGCAGTTCGAAGAACCGGTCCCGATCCGGCCCATCGGCCAGGTCCAGGACCGTGGACCTCTTCCCCTGACCGGTGTCCAGGTGGATCCAACCGGTCTCGGGGAGGTGCGGCGGGTCCACCCGAAGTACGTCGGCACCGGCCATCGCGAGGTCCCGCCCCGCGACGGGGCCGGCGATCACCCGCGTGAGATCGAGCACCCGTACCCCGGAAAGCGCTGCTCCTGACCGCCACCACGGGCGCGGCGGCGCACCCTCGCGCCGCGTGATCTCGATCAGGGGACGGGACGCCACCGCCTGTGCCTGCGGATGCCGACGCCACGCGTCGCCGGTGCGCACGGCCGCCACGATCGCCCCCGCCTGGTGCGCCTGCTCCTCGAGGTCCACCGAGGTGCGCTCCCGGATGGCGCCGGCCACCGCTTCGCGGGAGGCGTCTATCGGGACGCCCAGCACGGTCCGCAGTGCGCCTTCGTGGTGCGGATAGTTCGCATGCGTCCGCACCCACCCGTCGCGGGAGGGCCAGAAGCCGGAGAGCGGCGCCCACGCCTCGGGCTTCGCGCCGTCGATGCGCAGCACCCGCTCACTCGCGAACGACGCCGCGATCCGCCCGAGGTCGACCCGGACGGAGTCGACCCGGCCACCGTCCCGCGCTGCCCGCGCGCCGTCGATCGCCAGTGAGGACAACGCCACGCTGTCGACGGCGAGCCGCCCGACCGCGAGCGCCGATGTCCACGGCAGGCGGCCGGTTCCCTCCCGGATGGCGGCGGCGGCCGTGGTCAGACCGAGATCCGCGGCCGCCTCCGCGCCGACGGCGTCCAGCGTCATCGCACCCCCCCCGCGGTCAGTGGCGCCGCGTCAGTCCTGGTCGGTGGGCGCCTCGGCGGCGAGCCGGTCCGCCTCCGCGCTGTCGACCTGGTTGTCGTCGATGTCCTGGTCCAGGACCTCGTCGCCGTCGACCTCCCGGACCGCATCCTCGGTCGCGTCGCCGTCGCCGAGCGGCACCTGCGGGATGAAGCTGTTGTTGGTCATGTTCGCCTCCTTCGTCGGGTGACCGAATCTACCCCGCCCGGACCGGGCGATCCGGGGCCTTGACGGGTGGTCAGAGAGCGATGAGCCGGACATCGCGCAGCGTCGCACCGTCCACGACGGCCGTCATATAGGTGTGCTGCGGCTGGCGCCGACGGTCGGTCGGCGAACCGGGGTTCAGCAGGCGGAGGCCGCCGGGCGTCGTCGTGTCCCAGGGGATGTGGCTGTGTCCGAACACCAGGACGTCGACGCCCGGGAACGCGAGGTCCATCCGTCGTTCCCGTGAACGTGCGTCACCCGTCTCGTGGACGACCGCGAGATCCAGGTCCTCGACACGGATGCGGGCGATCTCGGGCAGCCGGGCGCGCAGGTCGGGACCGTCGTTGTTCCCCCATACGCCGACGACCTCGCCGTGACCCTCCAGGTCGTCGAGGACGGCGGCGCCGACCCAGTCGCCCGCGTGCACGATGAGGTCGGCGGCGTCCGCTGCGGCGAGGACGGCGGCCGGGATCGCCCGCGCCCGACCGGGGATGTGCGTGTCGGAGAGGAGGAGCAGGCGGGTGACCATGCGGTCGAGGATAGACGGCGTCCGGCCGCGCCGGCGCAAGGGGCAGGCGGATGCCCCGGGCATTGGTACGGTCGAGCTGTGATGGCTGACCACTCGGACGACGAGGTGGACCTGCTGATCGACGCCTGGTCGCAGCGGCTCCCGCACGTCGATCTGACCCCGCTCGACGTGATGTCGCGCCTGCGCCGGGCCGCCCTGCGCCTGGACCGGCTGCGTTCCGCTGCCTTCGCGACCGCGGGACTGGCCACGTGGGAGTTCGACGTGCTGGCGGCGCTGCGCCGGGCCGAGCCCCCGCACGAGCTGAGCCCCATGCAGTTGATCGACCTCACGATGATCGGCAGCGCGGCGATGACGAACCGCATCGCGAACCTGGTCGACCGGGGGCTCATCCGCCGGCAGAAGAACCCCCGCGACGGCCGGAGCGTGATCATCAGTCTCACGGATGCGGGGATGGCGAGCGTCGACGCGGCGATGACGGAGCTGGTCTCGCGGGAGGCGGATGCGCTGGCCGTGCTCGACCGTTCCGAGCGCGCCGCGCTCTCGAGCATGCTGCGCCCGCTGATGGGCCGGGAGGCGTCCGGACGCTCGGACGAGTGATCGCCCGCCCGCCATGCGGGCAGGTACCTCCCGTGTCAATCCCGGCCCGATCGGCTGTCCCTCCTGGGATCGTCGGTGGGGTGAACGACATCCCTGAGGAAGAGGCCGCATCCATCGACTCCGTCGCCCTCGAGGAGTGGCTGGCACGACTGGCCGGGGCTTCCGGCGTCCCCGGCGGCGGTGCGGCGTGCGCACTGATGACGGCCACGGCGGCGGCCATGGTCGGGATGGTGGGCGGGTACGCCGGAGACGAGGGCGAGGGCATCGTCTCCCGGGCGGCGGACTCCCGGCGTCGCGCGCTCGAGGCGATCGAACGCGATGCGCTCCGCTCCGGTGAACTGGGCGATGCGCTGCGCCGGTATCGGGAGGACGGGACGGATGCCGCGGACCGTGCGGCCCGGGACACCGCGGTCGCCTCCGCGCATTCCGCCGCCGAACTGGGAGAGGTAGGGGTCTCCCTGATCGCGGATGTCGCCCGGCTGCTCGAGGTCTCGGAGCGCTACCTGGTCCCGGACATCGTGGTCGCCGCGGAGGGGGTGGCTGCGGGCCTCGCCGGGGCATCGGCGATCGCCTGGGCGGATCTCCGCCTCGCGGAGGCGCACGGCGACGCCGGCGAGGATCTGCGAGCCGTCCGGGAGCGCATCGGCGCGCTCGTGCGGGCGCGGTCCGAGGTGGACGAGCTACGCCGCTCGGCCGCCGCCCGGGTGTGACGACCGGCCGGTCCGCTCAGCGCGCCGGCGGGGTGCCGCGCTCCATCCCGCGCCAGGCGCCACCGGTCAGCGGGAGCAGGGCGGCGATCGTGTAGAGGACGAGCATGACGCCGAAGATCGTCGTGAGGTCGAACGCCGACGCGCCGATGCCGCCGAGGAGGCCGCCCAGCGGGATGCCCGCCCAGGCACCCGCAGTGACGGCACCGAGCACGCGACCGCGCAGAGCCAGCGGGATCCGCTCCAGCTCCACCGCTCCGATGATCGGGTTCAGCACACCGGCGGCGAGTCCGGACATCAGCGCGGCGGCCACCATCCAGCCGGTTCCCGCGCCGAGGGCCGGTGCGAGCAGCGATGGACCGCCGGCCAGGAGGAACCCGAGGACGAACACGGGCCGTCGCGGCACCCGGTGGGCCACGAAGCCGAAGCCGACGGAGCTGAGGAAGGCCGCACCCCCGAAGGCGCCGGAGATGAGCCCGAGTGCTGCCGCGCCGCCGAGCCGCTCCTCCGCATACAGGGGGAGGAGGCTGCCCATGCGCGCCGCGCCGAGGAGGTTCGTCACGAGCACCATGCCCACCACGAGGCGCAGCACGGGCTCCTGCACGAGGAAGCGCACCCCCGCGGAGAGCTCCGACCAGGTCCCGTCCGTCGCCTCCCCGGCCGTGGGCGTGCTCAGCAGGCGCCCCGTCGCGGTACGGGTGAGGACGACCGTCAGGACCGCCGACAGAGCGAAGGCGACTGCGGTCACCAGGAGCGTGCGCTCCGGGGTGATTGTCGCCACGAGCACGCCGGCGAGCGGTGCGCCCAGCAGTGAGGACAGCCGCGTGGTCGCGTCGAGGAAGCCGACGCCGCGTTCGAGCCGGATGCCGGCGGCGTCGGCGATCTGCGGCAGCACAACCCGGCGGGCCGTCTCGCCGGGTGCATCGAGCAGACCGCCCACGAAAACCAGGGCGAGCAGAGCGGGGAGGGGAAGGGCGGAGAGGGCCGCCAGCAGGGGGATGAGGGCGACCGTGGCTCCGCTGACGGCGTCGGCGACGGCGCTCGAGCGCAGCGCACCGACACGGTCGACGACGGCGCCGCCGATCGGTCCGCTGAGGAGGACGGGAACCGTCGCCGCGAACGCGGCGAGACCCACCTCGGTCGGCCCGCCCCCTCGGCCGAGGACCAGGAAGGGCAGCGTGAACAGGCCCACCACGTTGCCGGTTCGTGAGAGCACGTGCCCGGCGAGCAGGAGCACGAGCGCCCGGTCGGAGCGTCCCCGTGTCATGGTGTCGGAATGCGGTACGTCTGCGCGATCAGAGCGGCGGGCTCCGAACCGTCGCCCTCGACGTGGGCTGCGGAGCGGGCCCGCCACCGCGACGAGACGGCCATCAGCTCCTCGCGGAGCTCCGCCAGCTCCTCGACGGTGAGCCGGAGGACGCTGTCGGTGCTGAGCCCAGCGGCGACCCACTCGTCGGGCATCTCGCCCGCCGCGTCCACGTACTCGGCCCAGCGCTGCGCGTACACCTCGCCGACGACGCGCTGCAGCGCCGCGGACGCCGCTGCCTGCTCGGGATCCGCACGCAACGTGACCGGATCCCAGGTGGTCGTCTCATGGGCCGCCGCCCACCAGTGCTCCCGGCGGTCGCCGCTCTGCGGCTCGGCATCCGTCACGAGTCCCGCCTTGGCCAGCGTGCGGAGGTGGTAGCTCACGGTGCCCGCGGCTTCGCCGACCCGCTCGCCCAGCATCGCTCCTGTCTGCGGGCCGTGCATACGCAATGCCCCGAGCAGACGCAATCGGGTCGGGTGGGCCATGGCGCGCAGGTCGGAGGCGGAGCGGAGTACCGCGCGGGACGGATCGGACGATGAGGGCTCGGTCACCCTCACACCATAATGCACAACAACTCTTGTGCATATGACGGACGGTCTGTCCACGCCAGCGCAGCGCCTAGCCGAGCCGTCGCGGCGGGGCAAGGGCCTGTGCCGGGGCCGGGATCGCGTCATCGTAGGGGAGTGGACGACGCGACGAAGGATGCCCTCGACGCCTGGTGGCGTGCCGCGAACTATCTGAGCGTGGGTCAGATCTACCTCTTGGACAATCCGCTGCTGCGGGAACCCTTGACCCGGGAGCACGTGAAGCCCCGGCTGCTCGGTCACTTCGGCACCGTGCCCGGGCTCAACCTCATCTACGCGCACGCCAATCGCGCCATCCGCGAGCGCGAACTCGACGCCGTCTACATCGCCGGTCCCGGCCACGGCGGCCCCGGGATGGTCGCGGGTGCGTGGCTCGACGGGACGTATTCGGAGCTTTACCCCGCCGTGTCGCGGGACGTGCGGGGGATGCAGTGTCTCTTCCGGCAGTTCTCCTTCCCCGGCGGGATCCCGAGCCACGCCGCTCCGGAGACCCCGGGCTCCATGCACGAGGGGGGTGAACTCGGATACTCGCTCAGCCATGCCTACGGCGCGGCGTTCGACAACCCCGATCTGACGGTCTTCTGCGTGATCGGCGATGGGGAGGCGGAGACCGGGCCGCTGGCGACCGCCTGGCACGCGAACAAGTTCCTGGACCCGGTGGATGACGGTACGGTGCTGCCCATCCTCCATCTGAACGGATGGAAGATCGCGAATCCGACGGTGCTCGACCGCATCCCGGAGGAGGAACTGCTCGAACTCATGCGCGGGTACGGGCATGACCCGCTCCTCGTCTCCTTCACCGCCGACGAGGACCATGCCGAGGTCCATCGGCGGTTCGCGGAGACGCTGGACGACGCGCTGGATCGGATCGCCCGCATCCGCAGGGATGCTGCCGAGGGGAGCACCGAGCGGCCGCGCTGGCCCATGATCATCCTGCGTTCGCCGAAGGGGTGGACCGGGCCGGCGGTGATCGACGGGCTCCCGGTCGAGGGGACCTGGCGCGCGCATCAGGTACCGCTGCCGGACGCGCGGGACACCGACGAACACCTCCACGCCCTCGAGGAGTGGTTGCGCTCCTATCGTCCGGAGGAGCTCTTCGACGAGAACGGCGTGCCGGTGGCGGCCATCTCCGGTCTCGCCCCGGTGGGGGATCGGCGGATGTCGGCCTCGCCGCACGCGAACGGCGGGCTCCTGCGGAAGGACCTGGATCTCCCGGATTTCCGCGACTTCGCCGTGGAAGTCGATGTGCCCGGAGGCGGTGACGCGCAGGCCACGGCTGTGCTGGGGCGCTACTTCGCGGAGGTGATCCGGCGGAATCCGCACACGTTCCGCATCTTCGGTCCGGACGAGACCGCGTCGAACCGACTGGCGCCTGCGGTGTACGAGGTGACGGACAAGCAGTGGAACGCGCGGATCATCGATCTGGACGAGAACCTCGCACGCGCCGGGCGGGTGATGGAGGTGCTGAGCGAGCACCAGTGCCAGGGCTGGCTGGAGGGGTACGTGCTCACCGGTCGCCACGGGGTGTTCACCTCGTACGAGGCCTTCGTGCACATCGTCGATTCGATGTTCAACCAGCACGCGAAGTGGCTGGAGGCGTCCCGGGGGATCGAGTGGCGGCGGCCGGTGCCGAGCCTGAACTACCTGCTCTCCAGCCACGTGTGGCGCCAGGATCACAACGGCTTCAGCCACCAGGACCCCGGCTTCATCGACCTCGTCGTGAACAAGAGCGCCGACGTCGTCCGGGTGTACCTCCCGTTCGACGCGAACACCCTGCTGTCCACCTACGACCACTGCCTGCGCACGACGGATTACGTGAACGTCGTGGTCGCCGGCAAGCAGCCCGCGCCGCAGTGGCTCTCGATGGAGGAGGCCGTGGTGCACTGCACACGGGGGCTGGGCATCCTGCCGTGGGCCGGGAACGAGCGTTCGGGACAGGCCCCGGACCTCGTGCTGGCGGCCGCGGGGGACGTCCCCACGATGGAGGTGATCGCCGCCGCCGAGCTGCTGCGCGAGGAGGCTCCGGAACTCGCCATCCGGGTCGTGAACGTCGTGGACCTCATGCGGTTGCAGTCGGAGAGCGAGCACCCGCACGGGATGAAGGACGCGGAGTTCGATGCGGTGTTCACGACGACCGCGCCCATCGTTTTCGCGTATCACGGCTACCCCTGGCTCATCCATCGGCTCACGTATCGGAGGACCGGGCACGACAACCTGCATGTGCGCGGTTACAAGGAGCGCGGCACCACGACGACGCCGTTCGACATGGTGATGCTCAACGATCTGGATCGGTTCCAGCTCGCGATAGACGCCATCGACCGGGTCCCGGGAGCCGCCGAGATGCACGGCCCATTCCGTCAGGCGCTCGTGGACCGGCGCATCCGCGCCCGGGAGTACACGCGGGAGCACGGTGAGGACGATCCGGAGATCGCCGGATGGCGGTGGCGTGCCGCCTGACGGTCCGATGGGCGGACTTCCGGACCCCTCGGCGTTCGTGGC
The sequence above is a segment of the Microbacterium caowuchunii genome. Coding sequences within it:
- a CDS encoding cyclodeaminase/cyclohydrolase family protein yields the protein MNDIPEEEAASIDSVALEEWLARLAGASGVPGGGAACALMTATAAAMVGMVGGYAGDEGEGIVSRAADSRRRALEAIERDALRSGELGDALRRYREDGTDAADRAARDTAVASAHSAAELGEVGVSLIADVARLLEVSERYLVPDIVVAAEGVAAGLAGASAIAWADLRLAEAHGDAGEDLRAVRERIGALVRARSEVDELRRSAAARV
- a CDS encoding MarR family winged helix-turn-helix transcriptional regulator — its product is MADHSDDEVDLLIDAWSQRLPHVDLTPLDVMSRLRRAALRLDRLRSAAFATAGLATWEFDVLAALRRAEPPHELSPMQLIDLTMIGSAAMTNRIANLVDRGLIRRQKNPRDGRSVIISLTDAGMASVDAAMTELVSREADALAVLDRSERAALSSMLRPLMGREASGRSDE
- a CDS encoding MFS transporter; its protein translation is MTRGRSDRALVLLLAGHVLSRTGNVVGLFTLPFLVLGRGGGPTEVGLAAFAATVPVLLSGPIGGAVVDRVGALRSSAVADAVSGATVALIPLLAALSALPLPALLALVFVGGLLDAPGETARRVVLPQIADAAGIRLERGVGFLDATTRLSSLLGAPLAGVLVATITPERTLLVTAVAFALSAVLTVVLTRTATGRLLSTPTAGEATDGTWSELSAGVRFLVQEPVLRLVVGMVLVTNLLGAARMGSLLPLYAEERLGGAAALGLISGAFGGAAFLSSVGFGFVAHRVPRRPVFVLGFLLAGGPSLLAPALGAGTGWMVAAALMSGLAAGVLNPIIGAVELERIPLALRGRVLGAVTAGAWAGIPLGGLLGGIGASAFDLTTIFGVMLVLYTIAALLPLTGGAWRGMERGTPPAR
- a CDS encoding metallophosphoesterase family protein, translated to MVTRLLLLSDTHIPGRARAIPAAVLAAADAADLIVHAGDWVGAAVLDDLEGHGEVVGVWGNNDGPDLRARLPEIARIRVEDLDLAVVHETGDARSRERRMDLAFPGVDVLVFGHSHIPWDTTTPGGLRLLNPGSPTDRRRQPQHTYMTAVVDGATLRDVRLIAL
- a CDS encoding CoA transferase, translating into MTLDAVGAEAAADLGLTTAAAAIREGTGRLPWTSALAVGRLAVDSVALSSLAIDGARAARDGGRVDSVRVDLGRIAASFASERVLRIDGAKPEAWAPLSGFWPSRDGWVRTHANYPHHEGALRTVLGVPIDASREAVAGAIRERTSVDLEEQAHQAGAIVAAVRTGDAWRRHPQAQAVASRPLIEITRREGAPPRPWWRSGAALSGVRVLDLTRVIAGPVAGRDLAMAGADVLRVDPPHLPETGWIHLDTGQGKRSTVLDLADGPDRDRFFELLRTADVVLSGYRPGALDRFGLDAASLAASHPGIVTARVSAWGETGPWAQRRGFDSIVQAATGIAMRESPDGTTPGALPVQALDHSTGHLLAAAVGTALVRQRTEGGSFDVRMPLARVAQALLAAPGDTRGDASVALPSRERLLPGRRPGALVYAPPVLAFAGAPDDYPVVGGAWGVDAPAWDTAP
- a CDS encoding phosphoketolase; translation: MHNNSCAYDGRSVHASAAPSRAVAAGQGPVPGPGSRHRRGVDDATKDALDAWWRAANYLSVGQIYLLDNPLLREPLTREHVKPRLLGHFGTVPGLNLIYAHANRAIRERELDAVYIAGPGHGGPGMVAGAWLDGTYSELYPAVSRDVRGMQCLFRQFSFPGGIPSHAAPETPGSMHEGGELGYSLSHAYGAAFDNPDLTVFCVIGDGEAETGPLATAWHANKFLDPVDDGTVLPILHLNGWKIANPTVLDRIPEEELLELMRGYGHDPLLVSFTADEDHAEVHRRFAETLDDALDRIARIRRDAAEGSTERPRWPMIILRSPKGWTGPAVIDGLPVEGTWRAHQVPLPDARDTDEHLHALEEWLRSYRPEELFDENGVPVAAISGLAPVGDRRMSASPHANGGLLRKDLDLPDFRDFAVEVDVPGGGDAQATAVLGRYFAEVIRRNPHTFRIFGPDETASNRLAPAVYEVTDKQWNARIIDLDENLARAGRVMEVLSEHQCQGWLEGYVLTGRHGVFTSYEAFVHIVDSMFNQHAKWLEASRGIEWRRPVPSLNYLLSSHVWRQDHNGFSHQDPGFIDLVVNKSADVVRVYLPFDANTLLSTYDHCLRTTDYVNVVVAGKQPAPQWLSMEEAVVHCTRGLGILPWAGNERSGQAPDLVLAAAGDVPTMEVIAAAELLREEAPELAIRVVNVVDLMRLQSESEHPHGMKDAEFDAVFTTTAPIVFAYHGYPWLIHRLTYRRTGHDNLHVRGYKERGTTTTPFDMVMLNDLDRFQLAIDAIDRVPGAAEMHGPFRQALVDRRIRAREYTREHGEDDPEIAGWRWRAA
- a CDS encoding winged helix-turn-helix domain-containing protein, whose amino-acid sequence is MTEPSSSDPSRAVLRSASDLRAMAHPTRLRLLGALRMHGPQTGAMLGERVGEAAGTVSYHLRTLAKAGLVTDAEPQSGDRREHWWAAAHETTTWDPVTLRADPEQAAASAALQRVVGEVYAQRWAEYVDAAGEMPDEWVAAGLSTDSVLRLTVEELAELREELMAVSSRWRARSAAHVEGDGSEPAALIAQTYRIPTP